The nucleotide sequence TGATCTGTAAGGTCTCCTTTCGTGTAGACGAATAGGCGGAATGTTTCAGCAGGCTGCGCAGAAGGCATCGTATCATCTGCGAAGGGAGATCTATGCCTGCTGCCCGGCTGCTTAATGTTGCTGGATATTCCTTAGCGCTTCTATCTGGCTGTGCGATTCTGCCAGTGCGGCCTGTTGTTTGGTAATCAGGGTATGCGCCATTACCGTAAGACCGGGTACCTCCAGTGCTTTTTCATAAACCTGCTGCGTATGATCCTCGCTTTTTTCACAATAGCTCAGGATGGCCTTCCGGTCGTCATCGCCAAAGGCCGCTTTGATGCTGAGCCAGAGGCGGTATAAATTCCCTTTTCCGCTGGTGCCATAGTCCGGTGCGCCGCCCATCAGGGTGATCTCCCGCTGGAGTTCCGTATTGTAATCGCGGCTGTTATTGACCATGGTGCGGAACAGCAGCTTCAGGTCGCTGCTGCTGTCCTCATCCAGCAACGCAATGGCCTTTTCATAGTCAGCCATACGGTCATTGTTGATTTCGATGAGGTCATTAAGTACTTCGATGGAGATTTGATCGTTCATGATTTTCTGTTTCATTTATTACTGTTCTGGGAACTACAGCCGGCTAACCCAATTTTTTAATGCACCGGAGTATATCCACTCCTTTTCCCAGTACCGGTTTAAAAAGATCCCCGGTTTTTTCCAGGCGTTTAGGCAGGGTTTGCAGGGTGAACTGGGATGGATGCAGTCCTTT is from Niabella beijingensis and encodes:
- a CDS encoding ferritin-like domain-containing protein, coding for MNDQISIEVLNDLIEINNDRMADYEKAIALLDEDSSSDLKLLFRTMVNNSRDYNTELQREITLMGGAPDYGTSGKGNLYRLWLSIKAAFGDDDRKAILSYCEKSEDHTQQVYEKALEVPGLTVMAHTLITKQQAALAESHSQIEALRNIQQH